One region of Qipengyuania gaetbuli genomic DNA includes:
- a CDS encoding TonB-dependent receptor plug domain-containing protein → MMGAIVHKYLFLLSVSAIPVSAHAQSASEEALAEIIAQQDAAQGQQQTAEGAPQSEQIVIADYRVPLVTVTANGLGTNVQNTGQAVTVIGRDEIESVQGADVTRVLQRTPGLSLSRNGGIGGFTGVNIRGASADQLLVLVDGVRVADPAAPGGGFDFGNQLSGMAGKFDILRGSNSTIWGSEAIGGVVDISTRAETGMVGTFEYGARDTLTANLAAGVDEDFGYLGLTGSWLSTDGFSTADTGSEADGFEQFAISGTAFVDLTHNLSLFSHVNWSEGTLDIDGFPPPDYAFADTAETQETQRLWGDLGLAYYGNDLTLRAAFSRSETKRDNLDETGALTFGSEGTSDRIQLRGEYRLIGGLSLAFGGEREWTAFETNFDPRAETEITGAYAQLGWVMGDFAIHAGARLDDHEQFGSATSFGGDVSYSLGNSWRVRASIGEGFKAPTLYQLLSFYGNADLEPEESTSLDLGIEHGRRDSGLHLALTAFRRDSDNLIGFNFPAGYENTARARAQGIEAEAGVDITGTLRLSGAYAFVDAEDRDTGLDLARRPQHFGTIFADWESDFGLRLGADLRISGASFDNAFNTVRLDGYEVLDLRAAFDIGEHLELFGRVENAFDADYRTVAGYNTPGRGGFVGVRARM, encoded by the coding sequence ATGATGGGAGCTATTGTGCATAAATACCTGTTCTTACTTTCCGTATCCGCCATTCCGGTGTCCGCTCACGCGCAATCCGCTAGCGAAGAAGCGCTGGCCGAAATCATCGCGCAGCAGGATGCCGCGCAAGGGCAGCAGCAGACCGCCGAAGGCGCGCCGCAGTCCGAGCAGATCGTCATTGCCGACTACCGCGTTCCGCTGGTCACGGTGACGGCCAACGGGCTCGGCACCAATGTCCAGAATACCGGCCAGGCGGTGACCGTCATCGGCCGTGACGAGATCGAGAGCGTGCAGGGCGCGGACGTGACCCGCGTGCTCCAGCGCACGCCCGGCCTGTCGCTCTCGCGCAATGGCGGCATCGGCGGCTTCACCGGCGTGAACATTCGCGGGGCCAGCGCGGACCAGTTGCTGGTCCTTGTCGACGGCGTGCGCGTGGCCGATCCGGCGGCACCGGGCGGCGGGTTCGACTTCGGCAACCAGCTTTCAGGCATGGCGGGGAAGTTCGACATCCTGCGCGGCTCCAACAGTACGATCTGGGGCAGCGAGGCGATCGGCGGGGTGGTCGATATCTCGACCCGCGCGGAAACCGGCATGGTCGGCACGTTCGAATATGGAGCGCGCGACACCCTGACCGCGAACCTTGCGGCAGGCGTGGACGAGGACTTCGGCTACCTCGGCCTCACCGGATCGTGGCTCAGCACCGACGGCTTTTCCACCGCCGACACAGGCAGCGAAGCCGACGGTTTCGAGCAGTTCGCCATCAGCGGGACGGCTTTCGTGGACCTGACCCACAACCTGTCGCTGTTCAGTCATGTGAACTGGAGCGAAGGCACGCTCGACATCGACGGTTTCCCGCCGCCCGACTACGCCTTTGCCGACACGGCGGAAACGCAGGAGACGCAGCGCCTGTGGGGCGATCTGGGCCTAGCCTATTACGGCAACGACCTGACCTTGCGCGCGGCCTTCAGCCGATCGGAGACGAAGCGCGACAATCTCGACGAGACGGGCGCGCTCACTTTCGGCAGCGAAGGGACGTCCGACCGGATCCAGCTGCGCGGAGAATACCGCCTCATCGGCGGCCTCAGCCTAGCGTTCGGCGGCGAGCGCGAGTGGACCGCCTTCGAAACCAATTTCGACCCGCGTGCCGAAACCGAGATTACCGGCGCCTATGCACAGCTCGGCTGGGTGATGGGCGACTTTGCGATCCATGCCGGAGCGCGGCTCGACGATCACGAGCAGTTCGGCAGCGCGACCAGCTTCGGCGGCGATGTGAGCTACAGCCTCGGCAATAGCTGGCGCGTGCGGGCGAGCATCGGCGAAGGGTTCAAGGCGCCCACGCTCTACCAGCTGCTGTCGTTCTACGGGAATGCGGATCTCGAACCGGAGGAAAGCACCAGCCTTGACCTCGGTATCGAGCATGGCCGGCGCGACAGCGGGCTTCACCTAGCACTGACCGCCTTCCGCCGAGACAGCGACAATCTGATCGGCTTCAACTTCCCTGCCGGTTACGAGAACACCGCCCGTGCGCGCGCACAAGGCATCGAGGCAGAAGCGGGCGTGGACATCACCGGCACGCTGCGCCTGTCCGGTGCCTACGCCTTCGTCGATGCCGAGGACCGCGATACCGGCCTCGACCTTGCGCGCCGGCCCCAGCATTTCGGCACCATCTTCGCCGATTGGGAGAGCGATTTCGGCCTCAGGCTGGGCGCGGACCTGCGCATTTCGGGCGCGAGCTTCGACAATGCCTTCAATACGGTCCGGCTGGACGGATATGAGGTGCTGGACCTTCGCGCCGCCTTCGATATCGGCGAGCACCTGGAGCTCTTCGGGAGGGTGGAGAACGCCTTCGACGCCGACTATCGCACCGTGGCGGGCTACAACACGCCCGGTCGCGGCGGTTTCGTCGGGGTGAGGGCGCGGATGTGA
- a CDS encoding FecCD family ABC transporter permease, with amino-acid sequence MNRAVLIFAALLTLAVPLSLLAGRVWIDPASTPNAWLILGELRLPRAVLAVVVGAGLGAAGAAMQGYLRNPLADPGLFGIAPGAALGAVTALFFGYAASAWLLPVFALVGAGGAMGLLALIAGRTGGIALFTLAGLMVASLAGALTALAISMAPNAFAMSEIVLWLNGALTDRSWREVWIAAPLVALGVALLWRAGASLDALTLGEPVARSLGVEPARLLWLLILGIALTVGAGVAVAGIIGFVGLIVPHLVRPLTDRRPSQLILPSAFAGALLVLVADSVVRVLPLVTELRLGIALSLLGGPFFLWLLLRMRRGLA; translated from the coding sequence GTGAACCGCGCTGTCCTGATTTTTGCCGCGCTATTGACGCTTGCAGTGCCGCTGTCGCTGCTGGCGGGTCGCGTCTGGATCGATCCGGCGAGCACGCCCAATGCATGGCTCATCCTTGGAGAACTGCGCCTGCCGCGCGCCGTGCTGGCGGTCGTCGTCGGTGCGGGGCTGGGAGCGGCAGGGGCGGCGATGCAGGGCTATTTGCGCAACCCGCTCGCCGATCCGGGGTTGTTCGGCATTGCGCCAGGCGCGGCGCTGGGCGCAGTGACGGCGCTGTTCTTCGGCTATGCGGCGAGCGCTTGGTTGCTGCCCGTATTCGCGCTGGTCGGGGCAGGCGGAGCGATGGGCCTGCTTGCGCTCATCGCCGGGCGCACGGGTGGGATCGCCCTGTTCACGCTGGCCGGCCTGATGGTCGCCAGCCTTGCAGGCGCGTTGACCGCGCTCGCGATTTCGATGGCCCCCAATGCCTTTGCCATGAGCGAGATCGTCCTGTGGCTGAACGGCGCGCTGACAGACCGCAGCTGGCGCGAGGTGTGGATTGCCGCGCCGCTCGTCGCGCTGGGCGTGGCGTTGTTGTGGCGTGCAGGTGCATCGCTCGATGCCTTGACGCTGGGAGAGCCGGTAGCTCGCTCGCTCGGGGTAGAACCCGCTCGCCTGCTGTGGCTCCTAATCCTCGGCATCGCGCTGACCGTGGGAGCGGGCGTAGCGGTGGCAGGCATCATCGGCTTCGTCGGACTGATCGTGCCGCATCTCGTGCGCCCCTTGACCGACCGCAGGCCATCCCAGCTCATCCTGCCGAGTGCATTTGCAGGCGCGCTGCTGGTGCTGGTCGCCGATAGCGTGGTGCGCGTCCTGCCTTTGGTGACCGAACTGCGCCTCGGCATTGCGCTAAGCCTGCTCGGCGGACCCTTCTTCCTCTGGCTGCTGCTGCGCATGAGGAGGGGCCTGGCGTGA
- a CDS encoding ABC transporter substrate-binding protein yields MKPLLPALALVLASCAGAEARAPQGDARPTIVSLNPCTDAILAEVTAPGQLLAISHYSKDPRASSMEPQDAARYLATGGTVEEVLALDPDLVVASTFIDPATRAALEDLGLEVATFGAASTVEDSAEQVRELAELAGNVAAGEALVVRMEAALQAAATTGAPVETALWQPGGIVPGESSLVSDLLHRTGFASYSASRGMAQADYLSLEQVVADPPEVLLVAGGETGQRHPLLSRLPQMRREAFDTRLIYCGGPTIVRAAERLANIRKGAQ; encoded by the coding sequence GTGAAGCCGCTCCTGCCCGCGCTGGCCCTGGTTCTCGCGTCCTGCGCGGGAGCAGAGGCCCGCGCGCCGCAGGGCGATGCGCGGCCGACCATCGTCAGCCTAAATCCCTGCACCGACGCCATCCTTGCCGAGGTCACGGCACCCGGACAGCTGCTGGCGATCTCGCATTACAGCAAGGACCCCCGCGCCAGTTCGATGGAGCCGCAGGACGCTGCCCGTTACCTCGCGACAGGCGGAACGGTCGAGGAGGTGCTGGCACTCGACCCCGATCTGGTGGTCGCCAGCACTTTCATCGATCCCGCCACCCGCGCCGCGCTGGAAGACCTCGGGCTCGAAGTCGCGACCTTCGGCGCCGCATCGACGGTAGAGGACAGCGCAGAGCAGGTCCGCGAGCTGGCAGAGCTTGCGGGCAATGTCGCCGCCGGCGAGGCGCTGGTGGTAAGGATGGAAGCGGCCTTGCAGGCTGCCGCCACGACGGGCGCTCCGGTAGAAACTGCCCTGTGGCAGCCCGGCGGGATCGTGCCGGGCGAAAGCTCGCTGGTGAGCGACCTGCTGCACCGGACGGGCTTTGCCAGCTACTCGGCAAGTCGCGGCATGGCGCAGGCCGACTACCTTTCGCTGGAGCAGGTGGTTGCCGATCCGCCCGAAGTCCTGCTCGTAGCGGGCGGCGAGACGGGCCAGCGCCACCCGTTGCTCTCGCGCCTCCCGCAAATGCGCCGCGAAGCCTTCGACACGCGCCTCATCTATTGCGGCGGTCCGACTATTGTCCGCGCGGCCGAACGGCTCGCGAATATCCGCAAGGGCGCGCAGTGA
- a CDS encoding cell wall hydrolase translates to MREARAAARRELAKRAGVLALAVAVPTAAAQGAWPGFAIAMGIDESARYVEPMPFEIAGQSFPGSAFYYLDQPPQPVFDIDELRVAEGTLDAEKLTEKFGAGATARAFMSAGTGIDKARALKCLSMAVYYEAASESQSGQEAVAQVVLNRVAHPAYPSSICGVVFQGSERKTGCQFTFTCDGSLNRQPSRAGWARAQSVALAALSGNVFAPIGLATHYHTHAVNPYWASSLDLIGSIGAHRFYRWKGNAGRAAAFTNAYAGREPLALPNPREASPLPASAGAGTTDLFSPLPETGAPQVAEPRASTEAPRGGNAPLQSGDVKPEFRNSGRWIREPGAAKPATE, encoded by the coding sequence ATGCGTGAAGCGCGCGCGGCTGCTCGTCGCGAGCTTGCCAAGCGCGCCGGTGTGCTCGCGCTGGCCGTGGCAGTGCCGACGGCCGCGGCGCAAGGAGCCTGGCCCGGCTTCGCCATCGCCATGGGCATCGACGAAAGCGCACGGTACGTAGAGCCGATGCCGTTCGAAATCGCCGGGCAAAGCTTTCCCGGGTCGGCCTTCTACTATCTCGACCAGCCGCCGCAGCCCGTGTTCGACATCGACGAACTGCGCGTGGCCGAAGGCACGCTGGATGCCGAAAAGCTGACCGAAAAATTCGGCGCGGGCGCAACGGCACGCGCCTTCATGAGTGCGGGCACCGGCATCGACAAGGCACGCGCGCTCAAATGCCTGTCGATGGCAGTCTATTACGAAGCGGCGAGCGAGAGCCAGTCAGGCCAGGAGGCCGTGGCGCAGGTCGTGCTCAACCGCGTGGCGCATCCCGCATACCCATCCAGTATCTGTGGCGTCGTGTTCCAGGGATCGGAGCGCAAGACCGGTTGCCAGTTCACCTTCACCTGTGACGGCTCGCTCAACCGCCAGCCTTCGCGGGCCGGCTGGGCACGGGCGCAGTCAGTCGCGCTGGCGGCATTGTCGGGCAACGTATTCGCCCCCATCGGCCTCGCCACGCATTACCATACGCACGCGGTGAACCCGTATTGGGCCAGCAGCCTCGACCTCATCGGATCGATCGGGGCGCATCGCTTCTACCGGTGGAAAGGCAATGCCGGGCGCGCCGCGGCCTTCACCAATGCCTATGCCGGGCGCGAACCGCTCGCCCTGCCCAACCCGCGTGAAGCTTCACCGCTTCCCGCGTCGGCAGGAGCGGGGACGACCGACCTGTTCTCGCCCTTGCCGGAAACGGGTGCACCCCAGGTCGCCGAACCTAGGGCATCGACCGAGGCGCCGCGCGGCGGCAATGCGCCGCTGCAATCGGGCGACGTGAAGCCCGAATTCCGCAACAGCGGGCGCTGGATCCGCGAACCCGGTGCAGCCAAGCCGGCTACGGAATAG